From the Methanobacterium sp. genome, one window contains:
- a CDS encoding substrate-binding domain-containing protein translates to MNNKTIAIIAAVIVVIAAVGVYAYTTVTGPDKSKLRISTTTSLEDTGLLKELEAAFERKYPGVDVHVVSGGTGIAIQYGERGDVDLMLVHDKARETKFVNEGFGTNRTEFAFNYFWIVGPADDPAGIKGLNATEAFKKIAEEGKTNPQVEFVSRGDDSGTHAREKKIWNTSGIDINKTKGPWYIESGKGMGDTLIIANEKNAYTISDSGTFLSFSKEGKIKLVPLVTTGRDLLNVYTAIPINPQKHPRTNVEAGNNFVNFMLSPEGQEIIGNFGKAKFGEPLFTPVPTNPVPALIAPLLSVPAHS, encoded by the coding sequence AATTATTGCAGCAGTTATCGTAGTTATTGCCGCTGTAGGTGTTTATGCTTACACAACAGTTACTGGTCCAGATAAATCAAAGCTTAGGATCTCAACAACTACAAGCTTAGAAGATACAGGACTATTAAAAGAGTTAGAAGCAGCATTTGAGAGAAAATATCCTGGAGTAGATGTTCATGTCGTTTCTGGAGGAACCGGTATAGCCATACAGTACGGTGAAAGGGGCGACGTAGATCTTATGCTTGTCCACGATAAAGCAAGGGAAACAAAATTTGTTAACGAAGGTTTCGGTACAAACCGTACTGAATTTGCTTTCAACTACTTCTGGATTGTAGGCCCTGCCGATGACCCTGCAGGTATTAAAGGTTTGAATGCTACAGAAGCGTTCAAAAAAATAGCTGAAGAAGGAAAAACAAATCCTCAGGTTGAATTCGTATCCCGTGGTGACGATTCAGGTACACATGCAAGGGAAAAGAAAATATGGAATACCAGCGGAATAGACATTAATAAAACCAAAGGTCCATGGTATATAGAAAGTGGTAAAGGAATGGGAGATACATTAATAATTGCCAATGAGAAAAATGCTTACACAATATCTGATTCAGGGACATTCCTGTCATTTTCTAAGGAGGGTAAAATAAAGCTTGTACCTTTAGTAACAACAGGAAGAGACTTACTGAATGTTTATACAGCAATACCCATCAATCCACAGAAACATCCAAGAACCAATGTAGAAGCAGGAAATAATTTTGTAAACTTCATGCTTTCACCAGAAGGGCAAGAAATAATTGGTAACTTTGGTAAAGCCAAGTTTGGAGAGCCATTGTTTACACCCGTGCCAACAAATCCTGTACCTGCACTAATTGCTCCGCTATTAAGTGTTCCTGCACATTCTTAA